The following coding sequences lie in one Mus musculus strain C57BL/6J chromosome 11, GRCm38.p6 C57BL/6J genomic window:
- the Tspoap1 gene encoding peripheral-type benzodiazepine receptor-associated protein 1 isoform X6, producing the protein MRDFDRLLRESQREVLRLQRQIALRNQREPLRPARSPGPTAPSRVGAPAPGAPGEAVLQDDVESPQVVLREPEKQQRVQQLESELCKKRKKCESLEQEARKKQRRCEELELQLRAAQNENARLVEENSRLSGRATEKEQVEWENSELKGQLLGVTQERDSALLKSQGLQSKLESLEQVLKHMREVAQRRQQLEVEHEQARLSLQEKQEEVRRLQQAQAEAKREHEGAVQLLESTLDSMQARVRELEGQCRSQTERFSLLAQELQAFRLHPGPLDLLTSALGCSALGDHPPPHCCCSIPQPCQGSGPKDLDLPPGSPGRCTPKSSEPALTTLTGIPRRTAKKAESLSNSSRSESIHNSPKSCPTPEVDTASEVEELEVDSVSLLPAAPESHSGGARIQVFLARYSYNPFEGPNENPEAELPLTAGEYIYIYGNMDEDGFFEGELMDGRRGLVPSNFVERVSDDDLLSTLPRELADSSHSSGPELSFLSGGGGGCSSGGQSSGGRSQPRPEEEAAGDELSLSPPPEGLGEPLAVPYPRHITVLKQLAHSVVLAWELPPERVDLRGFHIFVNGELRQALGPGVPPKAVLENMDLRTGPLHVSVQALTSKGSSDPLRCCLAVGAGAGVVPSQLRIHRLTATSAEIAWVPGNSNLAHAIYLNGEECPPARPSTYWATFCNLRPGTLYQARVEAQIPSQGPWEPGWERPEQRAATLQFTTLPAGLPDAPLDVQAEPGPSPGILMISWLPVTIDAAGTSNGVRVTGYAIYADGQKIMEVASPTAGSVLVEVSQLQLLQACHEVTVRTMSPHGESSDSIPAPVAPALASACQPARMSCLSPRPSPEVRTPLASVSPGLGDTSFPLRHPVPHGTQDFSASLSIEMSKGPQEEPPVPCSQEEAGAAVRSISEEKRAIEPTLGQEGPEPVAPSLAKQEVECTSGDAGPVPCSTQGELTQKKPSIEACHGGDLDSGLKLRSEKEDMSELGVHLVNSLVDHSRNSDLSDIQEEEEEEEEEEEELGSRPCSSQKQVAGNSIRENGAKPQPDPFCETDSDEEILEQILELPLQRLCSKKLFSIPEEEEEEEEEEGLEKPGPSRTSQDPSQPELALLGPGCDSSQPQGPGLCPLSPELSGVREHLEDVLGVVGGNGRRRGGGSPEKLPNRKRPQDPREHCSRLLGNGGPQASARPVPPRERGSLPVIEGTRVGQEPGGRGRPGLSRRCPRGPAPESSLVSCLSPKCLEISIEYDSEDEQEAGSGGVSINSSCYPTDGEAWGTAAVGRPRGPPKVNPGPNAYLRLPAWEKGEPERRGRSAIGRTKEPPSRATETGESRGQDNSGRRGPQRRGARVPRSGTTELAPPRSPQEAPPHQDLPVRVFVALFDYDPVSMSPNPDAGEEELPFKEGQLLKVFGDKDADGFYRGESGGRTGYIPCNMVAEVAVDSPAGRQQLLQRGFLPPNVLTEASGNGPSVYSSAHTPGPPPKPRRSKKVELEGPTQLCPGEKPSLGKCLGRGPPKLIHSAAQKTSRPMVAAFDYNPRENSPNMDVEAELPFRAGDVITVFGNMDDDGFYYGELNGQRGLVPSNFLEGPGPESGSLESGTSQAESQDPRITIQGPPVPPGWHCALSSGSSSRTKLGESQSIAEKKQGLLAKAKELLKRLGSRKD; encoded by the exons ATGCGGGACTTCGACCGGTTGCTGCGCGAGTCCCAACGGGAGGTGCTGCGGCTGCAGAGGCAGATCGCCCTGCGCAACCAGCGGGAGCCGCTCCGGCCTGCCCGGTCCCCGGGTCCTACTGCCCCATCTAGAGTAGGGGCGCCGGCCCCCGGGGCCCCGGGAGAG GCCGTACTTCAGGATGATGTGGAGAGCCCACAGGTAGTCCTAAGGGAACCAGAGAAGCAGCAAAGGGTGCAGCAGCTG GAGTCTGAGCTCTGCAAGAAGCGAAAGAAATGCGAGAGTCTGGAGCAGGAAGCCAGGAAAAAGCAGAGGCGATGTGAGGAGCTG GAGCTACAGCTGAGGGCAGCCCAGAATGAAAATGCCCGCCTGGTGGAGGAGAACTCtcggctcagtgggagagccacAGAGAAGGAGCAG GTGGAATGGGAGAATTCGGAGCTGAAGGGACAGCTCCTGGGGGTGACACAAGAGAGGGACTCGGCCCTTCTTAAGAGCCAGGGCCTGCAAAGCAAGCTGGAGAGCCTGGAGCAGGTGCTGAAG CATATGCGGGAGGTGGCCCAGCGCCGGCAGCAGCTGGAGGTGGAGCATGAGCAGGCTAGGCTCAGCctgcaggagaagcaggaggaggtccGGAGGCTGCAGCAG GCCCAGGCAGAAGCCAAGAGGGAACATGAGGGAGCCGTTCAGCTGCTGGAG TCTACCTTGGATTCCATGCAG GCCCGGGTTCGAGAGCTTGAGGGCCAGTGCCGAAGCCAGACTGAGCGTTTCAGCCTTCTGGCTCAGGAGCTCCAGGCCTTCCGTCTGCACCCAGGCCCTCTGGATCTGCTTACTTCAGCCTTGGGCTGTAGTGCCCTTGGGGACCACCCGCccccccactgctgctgctctatCCCTCAGCCCTGCCAGGGGTCCGGCCCCAAAG ATCTTGACCTCCCACCGGGCTCCCCAGGACGCTGCACCCCCAAATCTTCTGAACCTGCTCTCACCACCCTTACTGGAATCCCTCGAAGGACAGCTAAGAAGGCCGAGTCTCTTTCTAATTCTTCTCGCTCAGAGTCCATCCACAACAGCCCCAAGTCATGTCCCACACCAGAG GTGGACACAGCCAGtgaggtggaggaactggaggtAGACAGTGTTTCCCTGCTCCCAGCAGCTCCGGAGAGTCACTCGGGAGGAGCCAGAATCCAGGTCTTCCTAGCACGCTATAG CTACAACCCCTTTGAGGGTCCCAATGAGAATCCAGAGGCCGAGCTTCCTCTGACAGCGGGCGAGTATATCTACATCTATGGTAACATGGACGAGGATGGCTTTTTTGAAG GGGAGCTCATGGATGGCCGAAGGGGCCTGGTCCCTTCCAACTTTGTAGAGCGCGTGTCTGATGATGATCTTCTGTCCACCCTCCCTCGGGAGCTGGCTGATTCGTCGCACAGCTCAGGCCCCGAGCTCAGTTTCCTGAGTGGAGGCGGGGGTGGTTGCAGTAGTGGGGGCCAGAGCAGCGGGGGACGTAGCCAGCCCAGACCAGAGGAGGAGGCCGCAGGAGATGAACTCAGTCTGAGCCCCCCACCAGAGGGACTTGGCGAGCCTCTGGCTGTGCCTTACCCCCGACACATCACGGTTCTCAAGCAGTTAGCCCACAGTGTGGTGCTGGCCTGGGAGTTGCCTCCTGAGAGAGTAGATCTGCGTGGCTTCCATATCTTTGTCAATGGGGAACTccgtcaggccttggggcctggGGTGCCCCCCAAAGCTGTGCTTGAAAACATGGACCTGCGGACTGGGCCTCTCCATGTGTCTGTCCAGGCCCTAACCAGCAAGGGCAGCTCAGACCCTCTGCGCTGTTGCCTGGCTGTGGGTGCCGGGGCTGGGGTGGTACCCAGCCAGCTGCGGATCCATCGGCTGACAGCCACATCTGCTGAGATCGCCTGGGTGCCGGGGAATAGCAACTTGGCCCATGCCATCTACCTCAATGGAGAAGAGTGCCCACCTGCTCGCCCCAGCACATATTGGGCAACCTTTTGTAACCTGAGACCTGGCACACTCTATCAGGCCCGAGTGGAGGCTCAGATCCCATCTCAGGGGCCTTGGGAACCAGGCTGGGAGAGGCCAGAGCAGAGAGCTGCTACCTTGCAGTTCACCACACTTCCAGCAG GTCTGCCTGATGCCCCACTGGATGTACAGGCTGAACCAGGACCCTCTCCTGGAATCTTGATGATCAGTTGGCTCCCTGTCACCATTGATGCTGCTGGTACCTCCAATGGTGTCCGGGTTACAGGCTATGCCATCTATGCTGATGGGCAGAAG ATTATGGAGGTGGCTTCCCCCACAGCAGGCAGTGTGCTGGTGGAGGTGTCCCAGCTGCAGCTGTTGCAGGCCTGCCATGAGGTGACTGTACGCACTATGTCACCCCATGGCGAGTCCAGTGACTCCATCCCGGCCCCCGTTGCCCCAGCCCTGGCTTCTGCCTGCCAGCCAGCCAGGATGTCCTGTCTCTCACCACGACCAAGCCCAGAGGTCAGAACACCCCTTGCTTCAGTCTCCCCAGGGCTTGGGGATACCAGCTTTCCCCTCCGGCATCCTGTCCCCCATGGAACTCAAGATTTCTCTGCAAGTCTTTCCATAGAGATGTCCAAAGGACCCCAGGAGGAACCTCCAGTCCCTTGCTCTCAG GAAGAGGCTGGGGCAGCTGTGCGGAGCATCTCAGAAGAGAAGAGGGCTATCGAGCCAACTCTGGGCCAGGAAGGCCCTGAGCCTGTGGCTCCTTCCCTGGCTAAGCAGGAAGTGGAGTGCACTTCAGGAGATGCTGGCCCTGTACCTTGCTCCACCCAAGGAGAGCTGACCCAGAAGAAGCCAAGTATTGAAGCCTGCCATGGGGGAGATCTGGACTCCGGGCTGAAACTTAGATCTGAG AAAGAAGATATGTCAGAGCTTGGAGTTCACCTGGTGAATTCCCTTGTGGATCACAGCCGCAACTCAGACTTATCAGACatccaggaagaagaggaagaggaggaagaagaggaagaggaactgGGTTCCAGGCCTTGTTCCTCCCAGAAGCAGGTTGCTGGCAACAGCATCAGGGAGAATGGAGCCAAG CCCCAGCCAGACCCCTTTTGTGAGACTGACAGCGACGAGGAGATCTTGGAGCAGATACTGGAGTTGCCTCTCCAGCGGCTCTGCAGCAAGAAGCTGTTCAGCAtccctgaggaggaagaggaggaggaagaggaggaagggctgGAGAAACCAGGGCCCAGCCGCACTTCCCAAGACCCTAGCCAGCCTGAACTTGCGTTGCTAGGGCCGGGCTGTGATAGCAGTCAGCCCCAGGGACCTGGCCTGTGTCCCTTGTCTCCTGAGCTCTCTGGGGTCAGGGAGCACCTGGAGGATGTGCTGGGAGTCGTTGGTGGAAACGGCAGGAGGAGAGGAGGTGGCTCCCCGGAGAAACTCCCAAACCGCAAGCGACCTCAGGACCCCCGAGAACATTGCAGCCGGCTTCTTGGCAATGGCGGGCCCCAGGCCTCTGCACGGCCGGTCCCTCCACGGGAGAGGGGCAGCCTCCCTGTGATTGAGGGCACCAGGGTTGGACAGGAGCCCGGTGGGAGAGGGCGGCCGGGTCTTTCCCGGAGGTGTCCCCGTGGCCCTGCTCCAGAATCCAGCTTAGTCAGCTGCCTCTCTCCAAAGTGTTTGGAGATCAGTATTGAATATGATTCTGAGGATGAGCAGGAGGCGGGCAGCGGGGGTGTCAGCATCAACAGCTCCTGCTACCCCACAGATGGGGAGGCCTGGGGCACAGCGGCAGTAGGAAGGCCCAGGGGACCTCCGAAGGTCAATCCAGGCCCCAACGCCTACCTGCGCCTCCCAGCCTGGGAGAAAGGGGAGCCAGAGCGGAGAGGCCGCAGTGCGATTGGCAGAACCAAGGAGCCACCCTCCCGG GCAACAGAAACTGGGGAGTCCAGAGGGCAGGACAACTCTGGGCGGAGAGGACCCCAGAGGAGAGGGGCCCGGGTGCCTAGGTCTGGTACCACTGAGCTGG CCCCTCCAAGGAGCCCCCAAGAAGCACCACCTCATCAGGACCTGCCTGTGAGGGTCTTTGTGGCTCTGTTTGACTATGACCCTGTATCAATGTCACCGAACCCTGATGCCGGAGAAGAGGAACTGCCCTTTAAGGAGGGCCAACTCCTCAAG GTGTTTGGAGACAAGGACGCTGATGGTTTCTACCGGGGTGAGAGTGGGGGCCGTACAGGCTACATCCCCTGCAACATGGTGGCTGAGGTGGCTGTGGACAGTCCAGCAGGGAGACAACAGCTGCTCCAGCGGGGTTTCTTGCCCCCAAATGTTCTCACCGAGGCCTCAG GAAATGGTCCCTCTGTGTACTCCTCAGCACACACACCCGGGCCTCCCCCCAAGCCTCGTCGGTCCAAGAAAG TGGAGCTGGAAGGTCCTACACAGCTCTGTCCAGGTGAGAAGCCATCTTTGGGCAAGTGTCTGGGAAGAG GTCCTCCTAAGCTGATTCATTCTGCTGCCCAGAAAACCTCCCGACCTATGGTGGCTGCATTTGACTATAATCCTCGGGAGAACTCCCCCAATATGGATGTGGAG GCAGAGCTGCCCTTCAGAGCAGGGGATGTCATTACTGTGTTTGGGAACATGGACGATGATGGTTTCTACTAT ggGGAGCTGAATGGACAAAGGGGCCTGGTTCCATCCAACTTCCTGGAAGGCCCTGGGCCTGAGTCAGGCAGCCTAGAGTCTGGGACATCTCAAGCCGAGAGTCAG GACCCCAGAATCACCATACAAGGGCCTCCAGTGCCCCCAGGCTGGCACTGTGCCCTCAGCTCTGGAAGTTCCTCCAGGACCAAACTGGGGGAGTCACAGAGCATAGCTGAGAAGAAGCAGGGTCTCCTCGCCAAAGCAAAGGAACTTCTCAAAAGGCTGGGCTCCAGGAAAGACTGA
- the Tspoap1 gene encoding peripheral-type benzodiazepine receptor-associated protein 1 isoform X5 codes for MRVVSAPVPRPGSSLELCRKALARQRARDLSETASALLAKDKQIAALQRECRELQARLSLVGKEGPQWLHMRDFDRLLRESQREVLRLQRQIALRNQREPLRPARSPGPTAPSRVGAPAPGAPGEAVLQDDVESPQVVLREPEKQQRVQQLESELCKKRKKCESLEQEARKKQRRCEELELQLRAAQNENARLVEENSRLSGRATEKEQVEWENSELKGQLLGVTQERDSALLKSQGLQSKLESLEQVLKHMREVAQRRQQLEVEHEQARLSLQEKQEEVRRLQQAQAEAKREHEGAVQLLESTLDSMQARVRELEGQCRSQTERFSLLAQELQAFRLHPGPLDLLTSALGCSALGDHPPPHCCCSIPQPCQGSGPKDLDLPPGSPGRCTPKSSEPALTTLTGIPRRTAKKAESLSNSSRSESIHNSPKSCPTPEVDTASEVEELEVDSVSLLPAAPESHSGGARIQVFLARYSYNPFEGPNENPEAELPLTAGEYIYIYGNMDEDGFFEGELMDGRRGLVPSNFVERVSDDDLLSTLPRELADSSHSSGPELSFLSGGGGGCSSGGQSSGGRSQPRPEEEAAGDELSLSPPPEGLGEPLAVPYPRHITVLKQLAHSVVLAWELPPERVDLRGFHIFVNGELRQALGPGVPPKAVLENMDLRTGPLHVSVQALTSKGSSDPLRCCLAVGAGAGVVPSQLRIHRLTATSAEIAWVPGNSNLAHAIYLNGEECPPARPSTYWATFCNLRPGTLYQARVEAQIPSQGPWEPGWERPEQRAATLQFTTLPAGLPDAPLDVQAEPGPSPGILMISWLPVTIDAAGTSNGVRVTGYAIYADGQKIMEVASPTAGSVLVEVSQLQLLQACHEVTVRTMSPHGESSDSIPAPVAPALASACQPARMSCLSPRPSPEVRTPLASVSPGLGDTSFPLRHPVPHGTQDFSASLSIEMSKGPQEEPPVPCSQEEAGAAVRSISEEKRAIEPTLGQEGPEPVAPSLAKQEVECTSGDAGPVPCSTQGELTQKKPSIEACHGGDLDSGLKLRSEKEDMSELGVHLVNSLVDHSRNSDLSDIQEEEEEEEEEEEELGSRPCSSQKQVAGNSIRENGAKPQPDPFCETDSDEEILEQILELPLQRLCSKKLFSIPEEEEEEEEEEGLEKPGPSRTSQDPSQPELALLGPGCDSSQPQGPGLCPLSPELSGVREHLEDVLGVVGGNGRRRGGGSPEKLPNRKRPQDPREHCSRLLGNGGPQASARPVPPRERGSLPVIEGTRVGQEPGGRGRPGLSRRCPRGPAPESSLVSCLSPKCLEISIEYDSEDEQEAGSGGVSINSSCYPTDGEAWGTAAVGRPRGPPKVNPGPNAYLRLPAWEKGEPERRGRSAIGRTKEPPSRATETGESRGQDNSGRRGPQRRGARVPRSGTTELAPPRSPQEAPPHQDLPVRVFVALFDYDPVSMSPNPDAGEEELPFKEGQLLKVFGDKDADGFYRGESGGRTGYIPCNMVAEVAVDSPAGRQQLLQRGFLPPNVLTEASGNGPSVYSSAHTPGPPPKPRRSKKVELEGPTQLCPGEKPSLGKCLGRGPPKLIHSAAQKTSRPMVAAFDYNPRENSPNMDVEAELPFRAGDVITVFGNMDDDGFYYGELNGQRGLVPSNFLEGPGPESGSLESGTSQAESQDPRITIQGPPVPPGWHCALSSGSSSRTKLGESQSIAEKKQGLLAKAKELLKRLGSRKD; via the exons ATGAGGGTG GTGAGTGCCCCTGTGCCCCGACCCGGATCCAGTTTGGAGTTGTGCCGTAAGGCTCTAGCTCGCCAGCGAGCCCGAGACCTCAGTGAGACAGCCAGTGCACTGTTGGCCAAGGACAAACAGATTGCTGCCTTGCAGCGGGAGTGCAGGGAGCTGCAGGCCAGACTCTCTCTGGTGGGCAAG GAAGGTCCCCAGTGGCTGCATATGCGGGACTTCGACCGGTTGCTGCGCGAGTCCCAACGGGAGGTGCTGCGGCTGCAGAGGCAGATCGCCCTGCGCAACCAGCGGGAGCCGCTCCGGCCTGCCCGGTCCCCGGGTCCTACTGCCCCATCTAGAGTAGGGGCGCCGGCCCCCGGGGCCCCGGGAGAG GCCGTACTTCAGGATGATGTGGAGAGCCCACAGGTAGTCCTAAGGGAACCAGAGAAGCAGCAAAGGGTGCAGCAGCTG GAGTCTGAGCTCTGCAAGAAGCGAAAGAAATGCGAGAGTCTGGAGCAGGAAGCCAGGAAAAAGCAGAGGCGATGTGAGGAGCTG GAGCTACAGCTGAGGGCAGCCCAGAATGAAAATGCCCGCCTGGTGGAGGAGAACTCtcggctcagtgggagagccacAGAGAAGGAGCAG GTGGAATGGGAGAATTCGGAGCTGAAGGGACAGCTCCTGGGGGTGACACAAGAGAGGGACTCGGCCCTTCTTAAGAGCCAGGGCCTGCAAAGCAAGCTGGAGAGCCTGGAGCAGGTGCTGAAG CATATGCGGGAGGTGGCCCAGCGCCGGCAGCAGCTGGAGGTGGAGCATGAGCAGGCTAGGCTCAGCctgcaggagaagcaggaggaggtccGGAGGCTGCAGCAG GCCCAGGCAGAAGCCAAGAGGGAACATGAGGGAGCCGTTCAGCTGCTGGAG TCTACCTTGGATTCCATGCAG GCCCGGGTTCGAGAGCTTGAGGGCCAGTGCCGAAGCCAGACTGAGCGTTTCAGCCTTCTGGCTCAGGAGCTCCAGGCCTTCCGTCTGCACCCAGGCCCTCTGGATCTGCTTACTTCAGCCTTGGGCTGTAGTGCCCTTGGGGACCACCCGCccccccactgctgctgctctatCCCTCAGCCCTGCCAGGGGTCCGGCCCCAAAG ATCTTGACCTCCCACCGGGCTCCCCAGGACGCTGCACCCCCAAATCTTCTGAACCTGCTCTCACCACCCTTACTGGAATCCCTCGAAGGACAGCTAAGAAGGCCGAGTCTCTTTCTAATTCTTCTCGCTCAGAGTCCATCCACAACAGCCCCAAGTCATGTCCCACACCAGAG GTGGACACAGCCAGtgaggtggaggaactggaggtAGACAGTGTTTCCCTGCTCCCAGCAGCTCCGGAGAGTCACTCGGGAGGAGCCAGAATCCAGGTCTTCCTAGCACGCTATAG CTACAACCCCTTTGAGGGTCCCAATGAGAATCCAGAGGCCGAGCTTCCTCTGACAGCGGGCGAGTATATCTACATCTATGGTAACATGGACGAGGATGGCTTTTTTGAAG GGGAGCTCATGGATGGCCGAAGGGGCCTGGTCCCTTCCAACTTTGTAGAGCGCGTGTCTGATGATGATCTTCTGTCCACCCTCCCTCGGGAGCTGGCTGATTCGTCGCACAGCTCAGGCCCCGAGCTCAGTTTCCTGAGTGGAGGCGGGGGTGGTTGCAGTAGTGGGGGCCAGAGCAGCGGGGGACGTAGCCAGCCCAGACCAGAGGAGGAGGCCGCAGGAGATGAACTCAGTCTGAGCCCCCCACCAGAGGGACTTGGCGAGCCTCTGGCTGTGCCTTACCCCCGACACATCACGGTTCTCAAGCAGTTAGCCCACAGTGTGGTGCTGGCCTGGGAGTTGCCTCCTGAGAGAGTAGATCTGCGTGGCTTCCATATCTTTGTCAATGGGGAACTccgtcaggccttggggcctggGGTGCCCCCCAAAGCTGTGCTTGAAAACATGGACCTGCGGACTGGGCCTCTCCATGTGTCTGTCCAGGCCCTAACCAGCAAGGGCAGCTCAGACCCTCTGCGCTGTTGCCTGGCTGTGGGTGCCGGGGCTGGGGTGGTACCCAGCCAGCTGCGGATCCATCGGCTGACAGCCACATCTGCTGAGATCGCCTGGGTGCCGGGGAATAGCAACTTGGCCCATGCCATCTACCTCAATGGAGAAGAGTGCCCACCTGCTCGCCCCAGCACATATTGGGCAACCTTTTGTAACCTGAGACCTGGCACACTCTATCAGGCCCGAGTGGAGGCTCAGATCCCATCTCAGGGGCCTTGGGAACCAGGCTGGGAGAGGCCAGAGCAGAGAGCTGCTACCTTGCAGTTCACCACACTTCCAGCAG GTCTGCCTGATGCCCCACTGGATGTACAGGCTGAACCAGGACCCTCTCCTGGAATCTTGATGATCAGTTGGCTCCCTGTCACCATTGATGCTGCTGGTACCTCCAATGGTGTCCGGGTTACAGGCTATGCCATCTATGCTGATGGGCAGAAG ATTATGGAGGTGGCTTCCCCCACAGCAGGCAGTGTGCTGGTGGAGGTGTCCCAGCTGCAGCTGTTGCAGGCCTGCCATGAGGTGACTGTACGCACTATGTCACCCCATGGCGAGTCCAGTGACTCCATCCCGGCCCCCGTTGCCCCAGCCCTGGCTTCTGCCTGCCAGCCAGCCAGGATGTCCTGTCTCTCACCACGACCAAGCCCAGAGGTCAGAACACCCCTTGCTTCAGTCTCCCCAGGGCTTGGGGATACCAGCTTTCCCCTCCGGCATCCTGTCCCCCATGGAACTCAAGATTTCTCTGCAAGTCTTTCCATAGAGATGTCCAAAGGACCCCAGGAGGAACCTCCAGTCCCTTGCTCTCAG GAAGAGGCTGGGGCAGCTGTGCGGAGCATCTCAGAAGAGAAGAGGGCTATCGAGCCAACTCTGGGCCAGGAAGGCCCTGAGCCTGTGGCTCCTTCCCTGGCTAAGCAGGAAGTGGAGTGCACTTCAGGAGATGCTGGCCCTGTACCTTGCTCCACCCAAGGAGAGCTGACCCAGAAGAAGCCAAGTATTGAAGCCTGCCATGGGGGAGATCTGGACTCCGGGCTGAAACTTAGATCTGAG AAAGAAGATATGTCAGAGCTTGGAGTTCACCTGGTGAATTCCCTTGTGGATCACAGCCGCAACTCAGACTTATCAGACatccaggaagaagaggaagaggaggaagaagaggaagaggaactgGGTTCCAGGCCTTGTTCCTCCCAGAAGCAGGTTGCTGGCAACAGCATCAGGGAGAATGGAGCCAAG CCCCAGCCAGACCCCTTTTGTGAGACTGACAGCGACGAGGAGATCTTGGAGCAGATACTGGAGTTGCCTCTCCAGCGGCTCTGCAGCAAGAAGCTGTTCAGCAtccctgaggaggaagaggaggaggaagaggaggaagggctgGAGAAACCAGGGCCCAGCCGCACTTCCCAAGACCCTAGCCAGCCTGAACTTGCGTTGCTAGGGCCGGGCTGTGATAGCAGTCAGCCCCAGGGACCTGGCCTGTGTCCCTTGTCTCCTGAGCTCTCTGGGGTCAGGGAGCACCTGGAGGATGTGCTGGGAGTCGTTGGTGGAAACGGCAGGAGGAGAGGAGGTGGCTCCCCGGAGAAACTCCCAAACCGCAAGCGACCTCAGGACCCCCGAGAACATTGCAGCCGGCTTCTTGGCAATGGCGGGCCCCAGGCCTCTGCACGGCCGGTCCCTCCACGGGAGAGGGGCAGCCTCCCTGTGATTGAGGGCACCAGGGTTGGACAGGAGCCCGGTGGGAGAGGGCGGCCGGGTCTTTCCCGGAGGTGTCCCCGTGGCCCTGCTCCAGAATCCAGCTTAGTCAGCTGCCTCTCTCCAAAGTGTTTGGAGATCAGTATTGAATATGATTCTGAGGATGAGCAGGAGGCGGGCAGCGGGGGTGTCAGCATCAACAGCTCCTGCTACCCCACAGATGGGGAGGCCTGGGGCACAGCGGCAGTAGGAAGGCCCAGGGGACCTCCGAAGGTCAATCCAGGCCCCAACGCCTACCTGCGCCTCCCAGCCTGGGAGAAAGGGGAGCCAGAGCGGAGAGGCCGCAGTGCGATTGGCAGAACCAAGGAGCCACCCTCCCGG GCAACAGAAACTGGGGAGTCCAGAGGGCAGGACAACTCTGGGCGGAGAGGACCCCAGAGGAGAGGGGCCCGGGTGCCTAGGTCTGGTACCACTGAGCTGG CCCCTCCAAGGAGCCCCCAAGAAGCACCACCTCATCAGGACCTGCCTGTGAGGGTCTTTGTGGCTCTGTTTGACTATGACCCTGTATCAATGTCACCGAACCCTGATGCCGGAGAAGAGGAACTGCCCTTTAAGGAGGGCCAACTCCTCAAG GTGTTTGGAGACAAGGACGCTGATGGTTTCTACCGGGGTGAGAGTGGGGGCCGTACAGGCTACATCCCCTGCAACATGGTGGCTGAGGTGGCTGTGGACAGTCCAGCAGGGAGACAACAGCTGCTCCAGCGGGGTTTCTTGCCCCCAAATGTTCTCACCGAGGCCTCAG GAAATGGTCCCTCTGTGTACTCCTCAGCACACACACCCGGGCCTCCCCCCAAGCCTCGTCGGTCCAAGAAAG TGGAGCTGGAAGGTCCTACACAGCTCTGTCCAGGTGAGAAGCCATCTTTGGGCAAGTGTCTGGGAAGAG GTCCTCCTAAGCTGATTCATTCTGCTGCCCAGAAAACCTCCCGACCTATGGTGGCTGCATTTGACTATAATCCTCGGGAGAACTCCCCCAATATGGATGTGGAG GCAGAGCTGCCCTTCAGAGCAGGGGATGTCATTACTGTGTTTGGGAACATGGACGATGATGGTTTCTACTAT ggGGAGCTGAATGGACAAAGGGGCCTGGTTCCATCCAACTTCCTGGAAGGCCCTGGGCCTGAGTCAGGCAGCCTAGAGTCTGGGACATCTCAAGCCGAGAGTCAG GACCCCAGAATCACCATACAAGGGCCTCCAGTGCCCCCAGGCTGGCACTGTGCCCTCAGCTCTGGAAGTTCCTCCAGGACCAAACTGGGGGAGTCACAGAGCATAGCTGAGAAGAAGCAGGGTCTCCTCGCCAAAGCAAAGGAACTTCTCAAAAGGCTGGGCTCCAGGAAAGACTGA